The proteins below are encoded in one region of Styela clava chromosome 4, kaStyClav1.hap1.2, whole genome shotgun sequence:
- the LOC120326782 gene encoding arylsulfatase-like produces the protein MYNIFTSILSLLNFVSMNVHANPNFVVIFADDMGYGDLQSYGHPSQEKGPIDAMAEEGIRFTHWYSAESLCTPSRAALLTGRLPVRIGMVGPNRVLWQLDAGGLPKTETTIAEELTQLGYATGMVGKWHLGINEHSFNDGNHLPVHHGFQYVGTNFPYGQNWKCDKEKFSVKEMAEKCFKYKNVTMVQQPTHLEKSTEEMVNDAKNFIRKHSRQPFFFYMPLLQTHSALFCSNKFCGKSKRGLYGDNINEMSWAVGEVLNTLKELEIDKNTLVLFISDHGPQLELCTEGGSAGLFKGGKGSVWEGGLRVPAIAWWPGTIPAGVVNHEIVSSLDVYSTILELAGKNNADSDGIVRDGKSLADLLRNGEPSPHDFLFLYCSDRLMAVRYKSFKFYFYTQNQSINSEELCVLGKPKDDVLTYLDCYGKDVTAHNPPLIFNVDEDPGENFPLSSLNFKEMLEKLHAAVRKHKSSVHKVKSVLGLKNESLQPCCNPPVCQCNYDTPQNLTMKTEL, from the exons ATGTACAACATATTTACATCAATATTGTCTTTACTGAATTTTGTGAGCATGAATGTCCATGCTAATCCAAACTTCGTCGTTATATTTGCTGACGATATGGGATATGGAGACTTACAATCTTATGGTCATCCGTCTCAAGAAAAAGGTCCAATTGATGCGATGGCTGAAGAAGGAATTCGCTTTACCCATTGGTATTCTGCAGAGTCTCTTTGCACTCCAAGTAGAGCTGCTTTACTAACAG GAAGGCTTCCAGTACGCATTGGGATGGTTGGACCGAATCGAGTCTTATGGCAATTGGATGCAGGTGGTCTGCCCAAGACAGAAACTACAATTGCGGAAGAATTAACACAGCTTGGATATGCAACAGGGATGGTTGGAAAGTGGCATTTGg GTATAAATGAGCATTCTTTCAATGATGGAAATCATTTGCCGGTCCATCATGGCTTTCAATATGTTGGAACAAATTTCCCTTATGGTCAAAATTGGAAATGCGATAAAGAAAAA TTTTCAGTGAAAGAGATGGCTGAGAAATGTTTCAAGTATAAGAATGTTACAATGGTTCAGCAACCAACACATTTAGAAAAATCTACAGAAGAGATGGTCAACGATGCTAAAAACTTTATACGGAAACATTCAAGGCAACCATTCTTTTTCTACATGCCATTGCTTCAAACACACAGTGCACTGTTTTGCTCAAACAAATTTTGTGGAAAATCAAAAAGAG GTCTCTATGGTGATAATATCAATGAAATGAGTTGGGCAGTTGGAGAAGTATTAAACACATTGAAAGAACTTGAGATTGACAAAAATACATTGGTACTTTTTATATCTGATCATGGACCTCAACTTGAACTATGTACAGAAGGTGGATCGGCTGGTTTGTTTAAAG gtGGTAAAGGTTCTGTATGGGAAGGAGGTTTGAGAGTCCCAGCAATTGCTTGGTGGCCAGGTACAATACCTGCAG GTGTTGTGAATCATGAAATTGTCAGCTCACTTGATGTTTATTCTACAATACTGGAACTTGCTGGTAAAAATAATGCAG ATTCTGATGGCATTGTTCGGGATGGAAAGAGTTTAGCTGATTTGTTAAGAAATGGAGAACCATCTCCTCATGatttcttatttctttattgctCTGATAGACTGATGGCGGTCCGATACAAAAGCTTCAAGTTTTATTTCTATACTCAG AATCAATCAATAAACAGTGAAGAACTTTGTGTTTTGGGTAAACCTAAGGATGATGTGTTGACTTATTTAGACTGTTATGGAAAGGACGTTACAGCACATAATCCACCTCTAATTTTTAATGTGGATGAAGATCCTGGAGAAAACTTTCCTCTGAGTAgtttaaattttaaagaaatgTTAGAAAAGCTTCATGCTGCAGTTCGAAAGCATAAGTCCTCTGTCCATAAAGTCAAGTCTGTACTCGGGCTGAAAAATGAAAGTTTGCAGCCTTGTTGCAATCCACCAGTTTGTCAGTGTAATTATGATACTCCacaaaatttaacaatgaagACAGAACTGTAA
- the LOC120326798 gene encoding uncharacterized protein LOC120326798 yields MRSQVYVQLLLIFLQFFTRTNCACEQNCQYPTRRHDIQWEKLRDKTFYQSMNDGDGVSSDVACVKVHNFTKVEDGFKATLEKYLFRSPDKPDVVRLHAQKIRPGFYMLDRKTDSAMSRDIVNKDGGINEKAVLEDTVVIHFEAEFHVTDYENYFIVVRCSKEGRWYVRPHTRRPVPTTEDVLRIWRALYKSGIYQPLFVSHCSEVL; encoded by the exons ATGAGAAGTCAAGTTTACGTTCAATTGCTCttgatttttttgcaattttttactCGAACGAATTGTGCTTGCGAGCAAAACTGTCAGTATCCAACGAGAAGACACGATATACAATGGGAAAAA cttCGAGataaaacattttatcaatCTATGAATGATGGTGATGGCGTATCCTCCGACGTAGCTTGTGTGAAAGTACATAACTTTACTAAAGTTGAAGATGGTTTTAAAGCAACTTTGGAAAAGTATTTATTCAG GTCACCCGACAAGCCCGACGTAGTACGCCTACACGCACAAAAAATTAGACCAGGTTTTTACATGCTTGATAGAAAGACAG ACTCAGCGATGTCGCGTGATATTGTGAATAAAGATGGCGGAATTAACGAGAAAGCTGTGCTAGAAG ATACTGTGGTGATACATTTTGAAGCTGAATTCCATGTgactgattatgaaaattactTCATTGTTGTTCGATGCTCTAAAGAAG GTCGATGGTACGTGCGACCCCACACTAGGAGGCCAGTCCCTACGACAGAAGATGTTCTTCGCATCTGGAGAGCTTTATACAAAAGTGGAATATATCAACCCCTTTTCGTGTCACATTGTTCCGAAGTCTTATAG
- the LOC120326793 gene encoding uncharacterized protein LOC120326793 isoform X5 yields MPFHKPKPVAFNILVAGEEEKARHILMSELRLLGSRSEKIRDDLILESVILEVTIKRYKIKLQFWNALLVDGEKNVAKSFSRRADLIIMLCSSVSQDVVRINVDTNEVPKVLCFAPMLSSPVNEVLRKALISECNAYVVLDWVTGK; encoded by the exons ATGCCGTTTCATAAGCCAAAACCTGTGGCGTTCAATATTTTGGTTGCTGGTGAGGAAGAAAAAGCTCGTCACATTTTGATGAGTGAATTAAGACTACTGGGATCCCGTTCGGAAAAGATAAGAGACGACTTGATTTTAGAATCAGTTATTCTTGAAGTAACTATCAAGCGATATAAAATCAAG CTCCAATTCTGGAACGCTCTACTTGTCGACGGAGAGAAAAATGTCGCCAAAAGCTTCAGTCGCCGAGCTGACCTTATTATCATGTTATGTTCATCAGTAAGTCAGGACGTCGTACGCATAAACGTCGATACAAACGAAG TGCCGAAAGTTCTTTGTTTCGCGCCCATGCTTTCATCGCCAGTGAATGAAGTTTTAAGAAAGGCATTGATCTCTGAATGCAATGCGTACGTTGTTCTGGATTGGGTTACTGGTAAATAG
- the LOC120326793 gene encoding uncharacterized protein LOC120326793 isoform X3, protein MPFHKPKPVAFNILVAGEEEKARHILMSELRLLGSRSEKIRDDLILESVILEVTIKRYKIKLQFWNALLVDGEKNVAKSFSRRADLIIMLCSSVSQDVVRINVDTNEGSRIQNISDLIKIVKRCIELSEKRLFNSLKEELDRVDLLSDKTNLQNSTLCYERNSIG, encoded by the exons ATGCCGTTTCATAAGCCAAAACCTGTGGCGTTCAATATTTTGGTTGCTGGTGAGGAAGAAAAAGCTCGTCACATTTTGATGAGTGAATTAAGACTACTGGGATCCCGTTCGGAAAAGATAAGAGACGACTTGATTTTAGAATCAGTTATTCTTGAAGTAACTATCAAGCGATATAAAATCAAG CTCCAATTCTGGAACGCTCTACTTGTCGACGGAGAGAAAAATGTCGCCAAAAGCTTCAGTCGCCGAGCTGACCTTATTATCATGTTATGTTCATCAGTAAGTCAGGACGTCGTACGCATAAACGTCGATACAAACGAAG GTTCgcgaattcaaaatatttcagatctCATCAAAATCGTAAAGCGATGCATTGAATTAAGTGAGAAACGCCTATTTAATTCGTTAAAAGAGGAACTGGATCGCGTCGATTTGCTATCAGACAAGACGAATTTGCAGAACTCTACTCTTTGTTACGAGAGGAACAGCATTGGTTAA
- the LOC120326793 gene encoding uncharacterized protein LOC120326793 isoform X1, giving the protein MPFHKPKPVAFNILVAGEEEKARHILMSELRLLGSRSEKIRDDLILESVILEVTIKRYKIKLQFWNALLVDGEKNVAKSFSRRADLIIMLCSSVSQDVVRINVDTNEVPKVLCFAPMLSSPVNEVLRKALISECNAYVVLDWVTGSRIQNISDLIKIVKRCIELSEKRLFNSLKEELDRVDLLSDKTNLQNSTLCYERNSIG; this is encoded by the exons ATGCCGTTTCATAAGCCAAAACCTGTGGCGTTCAATATTTTGGTTGCTGGTGAGGAAGAAAAAGCTCGTCACATTTTGATGAGTGAATTAAGACTACTGGGATCCCGTTCGGAAAAGATAAGAGACGACTTGATTTTAGAATCAGTTATTCTTGAAGTAACTATCAAGCGATATAAAATCAAG CTCCAATTCTGGAACGCTCTACTTGTCGACGGAGAGAAAAATGTCGCCAAAAGCTTCAGTCGCCGAGCTGACCTTATTATCATGTTATGTTCATCAGTAAGTCAGGACGTCGTACGCATAAACGTCGATACAAACGAAG TGCCGAAAGTTCTTTGTTTCGCGCCCATGCTTTCATCGCCAGTGAATGAAGTTTTAAGAAAGGCATTGATCTCTGAATGCAATGCGTACGTTGTTCTGGATTGGGTTACTG GTTCgcgaattcaaaatatttcagatctCATCAAAATCGTAAAGCGATGCATTGAATTAAGTGAGAAACGCCTATTTAATTCGTTAAAAGAGGAACTGGATCGCGTCGATTTGCTATCAGACAAGACGAATTTGCAGAACTCTACTCTTTGTTACGAGAGGAACAGCATTGGTTAA
- the LOC120326793 gene encoding uncharacterized protein LOC120326793 isoform X2 yields the protein MPFHKPKPVAFNILVAGEEEKARHILMSELRLLGSRSEKIRDDLILESVILEVTIKRYKIKLQFWNALLVDGEKNVAKSFSRRADLIIMLCSSVSQDVVRINVDTNEVPKVLCFAPMLSSPVNEVLRKALISECNAYVVLDWVTDLIKIVKRCIELSEKRLFNSLKEELDRVDLLSDKTNLQNSTLCYERNSIG from the exons ATGCCGTTTCATAAGCCAAAACCTGTGGCGTTCAATATTTTGGTTGCTGGTGAGGAAGAAAAAGCTCGTCACATTTTGATGAGTGAATTAAGACTACTGGGATCCCGTTCGGAAAAGATAAGAGACGACTTGATTTTAGAATCAGTTATTCTTGAAGTAACTATCAAGCGATATAAAATCAAG CTCCAATTCTGGAACGCTCTACTTGTCGACGGAGAGAAAAATGTCGCCAAAAGCTTCAGTCGCCGAGCTGACCTTATTATCATGTTATGTTCATCAGTAAGTCAGGACGTCGTACGCATAAACGTCGATACAAACGAAG TGCCGAAAGTTCTTTGTTTCGCGCCCATGCTTTCATCGCCAGTGAATGAAGTTTTAAGAAAGGCATTGATCTCTGAATGCAATGCGTACGTTGTTCTGGATTGGGTTACTG atctCATCAAAATCGTAAAGCGATGCATTGAATTAAGTGAGAAACGCCTATTTAATTCGTTAAAAGAGGAACTGGATCGCGTCGATTTGCTATCAGACAAGACGAATTTGCAGAACTCTACTCTTTGTTACGAGAGGAACAGCATTGGTTAA
- the LOC120326793 gene encoding uncharacterized protein LOC120326793 isoform X4, with product MPFHKPKPVAFNILVAGEEEKARHILMSELRLLGSRSEKIRDDLILESVILEVTIKRYKIKLQFWNALLVDGEKNVAKSFSRRADLIIMLCSSVSQDVVRINVDTNEVPKVLCFAPMLSSPVNEVLRKALISECNAFANSKYFRSHQNRKAMH from the exons ATGCCGTTTCATAAGCCAAAACCTGTGGCGTTCAATATTTTGGTTGCTGGTGAGGAAGAAAAAGCTCGTCACATTTTGATGAGTGAATTAAGACTACTGGGATCCCGTTCGGAAAAGATAAGAGACGACTTGATTTTAGAATCAGTTATTCTTGAAGTAACTATCAAGCGATATAAAATCAAG CTCCAATTCTGGAACGCTCTACTTGTCGACGGAGAGAAAAATGTCGCCAAAAGCTTCAGTCGCCGAGCTGACCTTATTATCATGTTATGTTCATCAGTAAGTCAGGACGTCGTACGCATAAACGTCGATACAAACGAAG TGCCGAAAGTTCTTTGTTTCGCGCCCATGCTTTCATCGCCAGTGAATGAAGTTTTAAGAAAGGCATTGATCTCTGAATGCAATGC GTTCgcgaattcaaaatatttcagatctCATCAAAATCGTAAAGCGATGCATTGA
- the LOC144422270 gene encoding uncharacterized protein LOC144422270, whose translation MFLFYEYKLLRIYFFITITATNMQQKNVHDDVVALRYAESMEIRDAPPSKRWMILGIVCIVVFLAMYNTGTFNYGGVCDVFLSLVSGQLTFQRVLFISSSLLLCGYLMVAIGVLSRSNYAITLIGQTINGFACAISIPMGQEAPHNWFPVNEQATVLSVIWGSRAAAFLTANLISTRIIGVVPEEIFTNQSRLEVFNEENPILRNFKDTLMLIFLVFFRVFQLFATS comes from the exons ATGTTTTTGTTTTACGAGTACAAACTGTtacgtatatatttttttataacaataacAGCGACAAATATGCAGCAGAAGAATGTTCATGATGATGTTGTTGCATTGCGATATGCAGAGTCCATGGAAATACGTGATGCACCCCCTTCAAAAAGGTGGATGATTTTGGGAATTGTTTGTATTGTAGTGTTTTTGGCAATGTACAACACTGGAACTTTCAATTACG GAGGAGTTTGCGATGTGTTCTTGAGCCTTGTAAGTGGACAACTGACATTCCAGCGTGTTTTGTTCATTTCATCTTCTCTTTTATTATGTGGATATCTGATGGTAGCCATCGGAGTTTTATCTAGGAGTAATTATGCAATTACGCTAATTGGTCAGACTATTAATGGCTTTGCTTGTGCTATTTCGATACCTATGGGACAGGAAGCACCTCATAACTGGTTTCCCGTCAACGAACAGGCAACAGTACTATCTGTAATTTGGGGGAGTAGAGCAGCTGCCTTTTTAACAGCGAATCTGATTTCCACACGGATTATCGGAGTTGTTCCGGAGGAGATATTCACGAACCAAAGCAGACTAGAAGTTTTCAATGAAGAAAATCCTATTCTGAGAAACTTCAAAGATACCCTTATGTTAatttttctcgttttttttcGGGTTTTTCAGTTGTTTGCCACGTCTTAA